In Deinococcus puniceus, one genomic interval encodes:
- a CDS encoding ABC transporter ATP-binding protein, translating into MTAPTPDVLREVRHNSENALELRNITKRFPLVLANDNISMAVKWGSVHALCGENGAGKSTLMKIVYGAQPPTSGEIVVDGQTVNLNSPADAIARGIGMVFQHFMLVDTLTVTENVILGAEPTVGGRIDIAGARRKVAELVKQFNFDINPDALIGDLPVGKQQKVEILKTLYRGARILILDEPTAVLTPSETDELFDFLKNQYAASGNAVIFISHKLHEVLHISDTISVIRDGKMIGSIPSAGATTETLARMMVGREVNMRVDKTAAQPREVALDVKNLTVKGEHKNAVDNVSFQVRAGEIVGIAGVEGNGQSELVEAITGLIPTLGGTITYLGKSAKGVREVEAAGLSHIPEDRNERGLVLDMTTAENFILGEHDQAPFAGRFGLLNLDVIEQNARDLSEKYDVRPRSASLQAGRYSGGNAQKIIVAREMRKGPKILIASQPTRGVDIGAIEFIHARIVEARDQGLAVLLISADLGEVMNLADRILVMYEGQIAGEVNATDATETQLGLMMTGSGGQTGSGQSSSGRSGEVSVGQTTGER; encoded by the coding sequence ATGACCGCCCCCACTCCCGACGTGCTGCGCGAGGTTCGGCACAACTCTGAAAATGCGCTGGAACTGCGGAACATCACCAAACGCTTTCCGCTGGTGCTTGCCAACGACAATATTTCTATGGCCGTGAAATGGGGCAGCGTGCATGCCCTGTGCGGCGAAAACGGCGCGGGCAAAAGCACGCTGATGAAGATCGTGTACGGCGCTCAGCCGCCTACCAGCGGCGAAATTGTCGTAGACGGCCAAACCGTGAACCTGAACAGCCCCGCCGACGCCATCGCACGCGGCATCGGCATGGTGTTTCAGCACTTTATGTTGGTGGACACCCTGACCGTCACCGAAAACGTGATTCTGGGCGCAGAGCCGACGGTGGGCGGGCGAATTGATATCGCGGGCGCACGCCGCAAGGTGGCCGAGCTGGTCAAGCAATTCAACTTCGACATCAACCCGGACGCCCTGATCGGAGACCTTCCGGTGGGCAAGCAGCAAAAAGTAGAAATCCTGAAGACGCTGTACCGGGGCGCACGCATCCTGATTCTGGACGAACCCACCGCCGTACTCACCCCCAGCGAGACCGACGAACTGTTCGACTTCCTGAAAAACCAGTACGCGGCCAGCGGTAACGCGGTCATTTTCATCAGCCACAAGCTGCATGAGGTGCTGCACATCTCGGACACCATCAGCGTGATCCGCGACGGCAAGATGATCGGCTCTATTCCCAGCGCCGGGGCCACCACTGAAACGTTGGCCCGCATGATGGTGGGCCGCGAGGTGAATATGCGGGTAGACAAGACCGCCGCTCAGCCCAGAGAAGTCGCGCTGGACGTGAAGAACCTGACCGTGAAGGGCGAGCATAAGAACGCCGTGGACAACGTGTCGTTTCAGGTGCGGGCGGGCGAGATCGTGGGGATCGCGGGCGTGGAGGGCAACGGCCAAAGCGAACTGGTGGAAGCCATCACGGGCCTGATTCCCACGCTGGGCGGCACGATCACCTATCTGGGCAAGAGTGCCAAAGGCGTGCGCGAGGTAGAGGCGGCGGGCCTGTCGCACATTCCCGAAGACCGCAACGAGCGCGGGCTGGTGCTGGACATGACCACCGCCGAAAACTTCATTCTGGGCGAACACGATCAGGCTCCCTTCGCCGGGCGCTTCGGCCTCCTGAATCTGGACGTGATTGAGCAAAACGCCCGTGACCTGTCGGAGAAATACGACGTGCGCCCGCGCAGTGCCAGCTTGCAAGCGGGGCGCTACAGCGGCGGCAACGCCCAGAAGATCATCGTGGCCCGCGAGATGAGGAAAGGCCCGAAGATTCTGATTGCCAGCCAACCCACACGCGGCGTAGACATCGGCGCAATCGAATTTATTCATGCCCGAATCGTTGAGGCCCGCGATCAGGGCTTGGCCGTGTTGCTCATCAGCGCCGATTTGGGCGAAGTGATGAACCTTGCAGACCGGATTCTGGTGATGTACGAGGGCCAGATTGCCGGAGAAGTGAACGCCACCGACGCCACCGAAACCCAGTTGGGCCTGATGATGACGGGCAGCGGTGGGCAAACTGGGAGCGGGCAGAGCAGCAGTGGCCGCAGCGGAGAAGTGAGCGTGGGGCAGACCACTGGGGAGCGGTAA
- a CDS encoding YqjF family protein, whose translation MISSGPSPLPPARGPWILRMQWHDLCFLHWAVNPEMIARTLPAGVEVDTRGGQAYLGVVPFRMSGVAPRLAPDVPRLSAFPELNLRTYVTVDGVPGVWFYSLDIPEALPVLLARTFFHLPYNLAQMWMQRDNGVTRYASARTQADAPAGRFAAAYHPVGPEFQAAPGTLEDWLTNRLALYSADKTGRVYRGHIHHTPWPLRRAEAEIAENTLADRLGVTLEGQPHLLHSERLDVRAWWLERVR comes from the coding sequence ATGATTTCCTCTGGCCCCTCTCCCCTGCCCCCCGCACGCGGCCCTTGGATTTTGCGGATGCAGTGGCACGATTTGTGTTTTCTGCACTGGGCGGTGAATCCTGAGATGATTGCCCGGACTCTTCCAGCGGGGGTAGAGGTAGACACACGCGGCGGGCAAGCGTACTTAGGCGTCGTTCCCTTCCGCATGAGCGGCGTCGCCCCCCGCCTCGCGCCCGATGTGCCCCGCCTGAGCGCCTTTCCGGAACTGAATCTGAGGACGTATGTGACGGTAGACGGCGTGCCCGGCGTGTGGTTTTACAGTCTGGACATTCCCGAAGCGCTGCCTGTGCTGCTGGCCCGCACCTTTTTTCATCTGCCCTACAACTTGGCCCAGATGTGGATGCAGCGTGACAACGGCGTCACGCGCTATGCCAGCGCCCGCACGCAGGCCGACGCCCCAGCGGGACGGTTTGCCGCCGCTTACCACCCGGTAGGGCCGGAGTTTCAGGCCGCGCCCGGTACGCTGGAAGACTGGCTGACCAACCGCCTCGCCCTGTACAGCGCCGATAAAACGGGCCGAGTCTACCGGGGCCACATTCACCACACGCCTTGGCCCCTGCGCCGTGCCGAGGCCGAAATTGCCGAAAATACGCTGGCTGACCGCTTGGGCGTAACGCTGGAAGGCCAGCCCCACTTGCTGCACTCCGAACGCTTGGATGTGCGGGCGTGGTGGCTGGAACGGGTGCGCTGA
- a CDS encoding PH domain-containing protein — MTVALASPSTSGWMQAILWGIPIAMAAMAFVPDPPEAPTVPHWGLLVVAALIAALFQLAPHRLRYRLTPTGLEINRLLGTTLLPYAGMQARETAGSLGVRTFGTGLPGYLTGAFSFGSDGVRSVTALASVMSGGVLLGVPVNHEAPARPSFILPSRPTSVAEPFQWYFLTPADPQQFLDELARRGAVVAQ; from the coding sequence ATGACTGTGGCGCTGGCAAGTCCGAGCACCTCTGGCTGGATGCAGGCCATCCTGTGGGGCATTCCGATAGCTATGGCGGCAATGGCTTTCGTGCCTGATCCACCCGAGGCGCCCACCGTGCCGCATTGGGGACTCCTTGTGGTGGCGGCTCTCATCGCTGCCCTATTTCAGCTCGCGCCGCACCGCCTGCGCTACCGCCTGACCCCAACTGGGTTGGAAATCAATCGTCTGCTGGGCACCACGCTGCTCCCTTATGCCGGAATGCAGGCCAGAGAGACGGCAGGAAGCTTAGGCGTTCGCACGTTTGGCACGGGTCTGCCGGGCTATCTCACTGGGGCATTTTCCTTCGGTTCAGACGGCGTGCGTTCGGTCACGGCGTTGGCTTCGGTGATGTCGGGTGGAGTGTTGCTCGGCGTTCCGGTCAACCATGAAGCCCCAGCCCGTCCGTCGTTCATTCTGCCGTCTAGGCCAACATCTGTAGCCGAACCGTTTCAGTGGTATTTCTTGACCCCCGCCGATCCTCAGCAGTTTCTGGACGAATTAGCGCGGCGTGGTGCGGTGGTGGCCCAATGA
- a CDS encoding phosphatidylserine decarboxylase — MTLLRRLLPVAAAGAALYYLRGVYRFRDPVRLPPADADTVLAPADGLVCLVKRVTGGQLYADSGSHPIPVGDLTGLPDAAPDGWLVGVYMGPLDVHFTYHPVGGAVVRAHHTGSRQNTPLLSAGAAASLLAGRPADVLGTRGTLENERHALTTHTIHGEVTTTLVAPGSGLNATTYTREADTVRAGNKSAFLDEGGLIFLLLPAAFTPQISVGERVLGAETVVARAEA, encoded by the coding sequence ATGACTTTGTTGCGCCGCCTTCTGCCCGTTGCCGCTGCCGGAGCCGCCCTGTATTACCTGCGCGGCGTATACCGTTTCCGCGATCCAGTGCGCCTGCCGCCCGCCGATGCCGACACGGTTCTGGCTCCTGCCGATGGCCTGGTGTGCCTGGTCAAGCGCGTGACAGGCGGGCAACTCTACGCCGATTCCGGGTCACATCCCATCCCAGTGGGCGATCTGACGGGCTTGCCGGACGCCGCTCCTGATGGCTGGCTGGTGGGCGTGTATATGGGGCCGCTGGATGTGCATTTTACCTATCACCCGGTGGGTGGGGCCGTGGTGCGTGCCCACCACACGGGCAGCCGCCAGAACACGCCGCTGCTGTCGGCTGGGGCGGCGGCCTCGCTGCTGGCCGGGCGTCCCGCCGACGTGTTGGGCACACGCGGCACGCTGGAAAACGAGCGGCACGCGCTGACCACCCATACCATTCACGGCGAAGTAACGACAACGCTCGTTGCCCCCGGCAGCGGCCTGAATGCCACCACCTACACCCGCGAGGCCGACACGGTGCGGGCAGGCAACAAGAGTGCCTTTTTGGATGAAGGCGGCCTGATCTTCCTGTTGCTGCCCGCCGCCTTCACGCCTCAAATCAGCGTGGGGGAGCGCGTGCTGGGCGCAGAAACGGTGGTGGCGCGGGCCGAAGCATGA